In a single window of the Raphanus sativus cultivar WK10039 chromosome 9, ASM80110v3, whole genome shotgun sequence genome:
- the LOC130500072 gene encoding uncharacterized protein LOC130500072 encodes MENELNISPNSVQLALLCLIDLPSHSRRAISPFKNNCTRAYGSSIRINQSFIVLIKQAIEVRVRKEKEVSWLSNQQGFLNSQGYSIKDGWHSSVRGSAVGVGSATRRLALAIGKPLNRAFYSYE; translated from the exons ATGGAGAATGAATTGAATATTTCACCCAATTCAGTCCAACTAGCACTCTTGTGCCTCATCGATCTGCCTTCTCACTCCAGGAGAGCCATTTCCCCATTCAAAAATAACTGTACACGTGCGTATGGATCATCCATCAGAATCAATCAGTCTTTCATAGTACTCATCAAGCAAGCTATAGAAGTACGTGTAAGGAAAGAGAAAGAAGTGAGTTG GCTATCGAATCAGCAAGGGTTTTTGAATAGTCAAGGGTACTCGATAAAGGATGGCTGGCATTCATCAGTACGTGGATCCGCCGTAGGGGTTGGTTCAGCCACCCGACGACTGGCACTTGCCATTGGAAAACCGCTTAATCGTGCTTTCTATTCCTATgaataa
- the LOC130500073 gene encoding LOW QUALITY PROTEIN: NADH dehydrogenase [ubiquinone] iron-sulfur protein 2-like (The sequence of the model RefSeq protein was modified relative to this genomic sequence to represent the inferred CDS: deleted 1 base in 1 codon): MYEGTSDPDNHVAQYKQRMLAVAIPREARQATMFKKFGSTLNGRALQWYINLPTKSIRSFAAFSDKFVEQIASSRNLERNSDDLYEILQHRTELFRSGSKASHDLCSSQQSEIRVCWDSRRAAPYDVHDQSDPDVPVGTRGDRYDRYCIRIEEIRQCLRIIVQYLNQMPSGMIKADDRKLCPPSRCRMKLSMESCIHHFELYTEGFSAPASSTYTAVEAPKGEFGVFLVSNGSNRPYHRKIREPGSAHSQGHDSMSKHHMPADVVTIIGTQDIVFGEVDR, from the exons atgtacgaAGGCACCAGCGATCCAGACAACCACGTTGCTCAGTACAAGCAGCGGATGCTGGCTGTAGCAATCCCTAGAGAAGCAAGGCAAGCTACTATGTTCAAGAAATTTGGATCAACCCTGAACGGTCGTGCTCTTCAATGGTATATCAACCTCCCCACTAAGTCCATCAGGTCTTTTGCAGCCTTTAGCGACAAGTTTGTGGAGCAAATCGCCAGTAGCCGTAATTTGGAGAGAAACTCGGACGACCTTTACGAGATTCTCCAGCATAGGACCGAACTATTTCGGTCTGGATCAAAGGCATCTCATGATCTTTGCTCATCTCAACAATCTGAAATTCG GGTATGCTGGGATTCGCGAAGAGCAGCACCTTACGATGTTCATGACCAATCGGATCCTGACGTACCAGTAGGTACCAGAGGAGATCGCTATGATCGTTACTGTATCCGTATCGAAGAGATCCGACAATGTCTTCGGATCATTGTGCAATATCTTAATCAAATGCCTAGTGGCATGATC AAAGCCGATGATCGTAAGCTATGTCCTCCATCACGATGTCGAATGAAACTATCCATGGAATCGTGC ATTCACCATTTCGAACTTTATACAGAAGGTTTTTCCGCACCAGCTTCTTCTACCTATACCGCAGTTGAAGCACCTAAAGGAGAATTTGGTGTTTTTCTGGTCAGTAATGGAAGCAATCGTCCCTACCATCGTAAAATAAGAGAACCCGGCTCTGCCCATTCACAAGGACACGATTCTATGTCCAAACATCACATGCCAGCAGATGTGGTCACCATCATAGGTACTCAAGATATTGTGTTTGGAGAGGTGGATAGATAG
- the LOC130499919 gene encoding LOW QUALITY PROTEIN: uncharacterized protein LOC130499919 (The sequence of the model RefSeq protein was modified relative to this genomic sequence to represent the inferred CDS: inserted 1 base in 1 codon; deleted 2 bases in 1 codon): MATSGLRDQGWLAXLSQGRKKWNQREDFIARINHMEACRTSSYGKQIEAVMQEDKDSLEGNRLQKWALGCQAQPFDLVSLSSQFVLPVLQDWLCRRAAVFLFLVFRIKAVAVIESAYKLALTSKPAHNRIYY; the protein is encoded by the exons ATGGCTACAAGTGGGCTACGAGACCAAGGTTGGCTTG AACTGAGTCAGGGGAGAAAGAAGTGGAATCAACGGGAAGACTTCATTGCGAGAATCAATCATATGGAGGCTTGCAGAACTTCTTCCTATGGTAAGCAA ATCGAGGCCGTGATGCAAGAAGACAAGGACTCCTTGGAAGGAAATAGATTACAAAAATGGGCGCTTGGCTGTCAGGCGCAACCCTTTGACTTGGTTTCCTTGTCGAGTCAATTCGTTCTTCCAGTTCTGCAAGACTGGTTATGTCGCAGAGCT GCagttttcctttttcttgtttttcgcATAAAAGCTGTTGCTGTAATAGAAAGCGCATACAAGCTAGCACTGACAAGTAAGCCTGCTCACAATCGCATCTATTATTAA